From the Ilumatobacteraceae bacterium genome, the window AGACCATGCGCCCCTCGTCGAACGTTCGACGGAGCGATTCGGCGTTCATCCAAGCCATCATCAGGATCTCGCGGGTCTCATGGTCCTGCGTGATGGCAGGGATCAATCCGTCGAGGTTGTAGGTGAGCGATTCGATCTGCTCGGGCGTGACGTCGATGCGAACTCCGGTCGGCATGCCGCCAGCCTACGAGCCACGTCGCCGCACACCCCAACGGGTTGCGGGCAGCAGGTCGAACCCGTCGCCCCGGATCGATCAGAGGTACAGGCCGGTGGAGGCTTCGATCCGTTTGGCGGCGACGGCGTGGAGGTCGCGCTCGCGGAGCATGATGTAGTCGTCGCCACCGACTTCGACCTCGTAGCGATCGTCCGGGCTGAACAGCACGTTGTCGCCGATCTCCGCGCTCCGGACGTTGGGCCCGAGTGCCACGACCTCCGCCCACACCAGCCGCTTGGACATCTGAGCCGTGGCCGGGATCAGGATCCCGCCACCGGTCTTGCGCTCGCCGTCCTCCTTGCTCAACTTCACCAGGAGGCGGTCGTTGAGCATCTTGATCGGAAGTTTCTGATCGACGTCGGACACGATGGCGAGGGTACCGTCGACCCGGTGGAGTCCGTACTGCTCACGACGTCCGACGGGCACCAGCTTCCGGCCGATCTGACAGTCCCGGCCGACGGCCCGATCTACGGAGCGCCCGGCGTGGCCGTGTGCCACCCTCACCCCCGCTACGGCGGCGACCGGTTCAACCCGATCGTCGACGCGGTGTATCGGCGCCTCCCGGCGGCCGGTCTCGCGACGTTGCGGTTCGACTTCCGCCGGCAGTTCGACGGCGGGATCGGCGAGCAGAACGACGTGATCGCCGCGATCGACGAACTCGATCGACGGACCGGCGGGGACGGCCACGTCGTCGTCGGCTACTCGTTCGGCGCCGTCGTGGCGCTCACGACGACCGACGAACGCATTCGCGGCGTCGTCGCCATCGCTCCCCCGCTGACCGAGATGCCGACGATCGCGCCGCCGTCGGTGCCCGTGTTGGTGCTGACGCCGCAGCACGATCAGTTCACCCCGCCCGACGCTGCCCGCGGGGCCGTCGAGGGCTGGCCCTCGGTCGAGGTCCGGACCGTCGAGTCGGCCGACCACTTCCTGCTCGGCCGCGCCGCCGCGGTCGCGGACTCCGTTGCCGACTGGCTCGTCGCCCGGCGATAGTTTGGCCGGAGGGGCCGGCCCGGCCGGTCGCCCGACACGAGGGGATCGCACCATGGGGAACCATCCGCAACCAGACCGCCCCGGCGATCCCGACGAGGCGATCGGCCTCGCCGGACACGGATCGAAGGT encodes:
- a CDS encoding co-chaperone GroES, yielding MSDVDQKLPIKMLNDRLLVKLSKEDGERKTGGGILIPATAQMSKRLVWAEVVALGPNVRSAEIGDNVLFSPDDRYEVEVGGDDYIMLRERDLHAVAAKRIEASTGLYL